One segment of Gemmatimonadota bacterium DNA contains the following:
- a CDS encoding DUF4384 domain-containing protein: MSAALLLALTALTISGPAPTPTPPDAIIARWVRGTSTDRPRINVWLNRDDVYNRGDNARVYFKSDQDAYVTILRVDTDGRIRVLFPIDPWEDNWARGGRTFEVLGRDRDEAFRVDDYPGVGYLFAIASEDPFNYDDLVRGDHWDYRAISDGRVRGDPYVAVADLAERIGQEDAYDYDVAEYNVERHYDYPRFVCYDCHTYASWRYWDPYSHYCSRFRIVIYDDWYYYPYRHYRGGTVIVRPYRPGPRYVFKDYDQRNDYITRVAERPRVPEDRRPVIDRDRTSADVGGRGSVPAPVSPRRRTGEPATPGATSPNATPRRRTPEAGTPTAPQSDGNRRRPSDQPSAPQARPESSSEPRRRNEPDQTREPASTTREQPGSGSTPRRRPSGESGGGLRDTGEDRDNGNGARESAPRRSPVESQPRDSRGSQDNGSAREPRRDTPNDAPRSTPREAPRSAPPAARPQSEPRAQPSQPRSTGQPELRRRRPN, encoded by the coding sequence ATGTCCGCCGCCCTGCTTCTGGCGCTGACCGCCCTCACCATCAGCGGTCCAGCCCCCACTCCGACCCCCCCGGATGCGATCATCGCCCGGTGGGTACGGGGTACGTCCACCGACCGCCCCCGCATCAATGTCTGGCTCAACCGTGATGACGTCTACAATCGCGGGGACAACGCCCGGGTCTACTTCAAGAGTGACCAGGACGCCTACGTGACCATCCTCCGGGTGGATACGGACGGCCGCATCCGCGTTCTGTTTCCGATCGACCCCTGGGAGGACAACTGGGCCCGCGGCGGCCGGACCTTCGAGGTCCTGGGCCGGGACCGGGACGAGGCCTTCCGCGTCGATGACTACCCCGGCGTGGGCTACCTCTTCGCGATCGCCTCGGAGGACCCGTTCAACTACGACGACCTGGTGCGCGGCGATCACTGGGACTACCGGGCGATTTCCGACGGTCGCGTGCGCGGCGACCCCTACGTGGCCGTGGCGGACCTGGCGGAGCGGATCGGCCAGGAGGACGCGTATGACTACGACGTCGCGGAGTACAACGTGGAGCGGCATTACGACTACCCGCGCTTCGTCTGCTACGACTGCCACACCTACGCCAGCTGGCGGTACTGGGATCCCTACAGCCACTACTGCTCGCGGTTCCGCATCGTGATCTACGATGACTGGTACTACTACCCGTACCGCCACTATCGGGGCGGGACCGTGATCGTGCGGCCCTACCGGCCCGGCCCGCGGTACGTGTTCAAGGACTACGACCAGCGCAACGACTACATCACGCGCGTGGCGGAACGGCCCCGGGTGCCGGAGGACCGCCGGCCCGTCATCGACCGCGACCGGACCAGCGCCGACGTCGGCGGCCGGGGCAGCGTCCCCGCGCCGGTCTCGCCCCGGCGCCGCACCGGTGAGCCGGCCACCCCTGGCGCCACGTCACCCAATGCCACCCCGCGGCGGCGGACCCCGGAGGCGGGCACCCCCACGGCGCCCCAGTCGGACGGCAACCGCCGCCGGCCCAGTGACCAGCCGAGCGCACCCCAGGCGCGGCCGGAGAGTTCGAGCGAACCGCGCCGCCGGAACGAGCCGGACCAGACCCGGGAGCCCGCTTCGACCACCCGGGAACAGCCGGGGAGCGGGTCGACGCCCCGGCGGCGGCCGAGCGGCGAGAGCGGCGGCGGGCTGCGCGACACCGGGGAAGACCGGGACAACGGCAACGGCGCGCGGGAGAGTGCTCCACGCCGGAGCCCCGTGGAGAGCCAGCCGCGTGACAGCCGCGGCTCCCAGGACAATGGCAGCGCGCGGGAGCCGCGCCGGGATACCCCGAACGATGCGCCGCGCTCCACCCCGCGGGAAGCGCCCCGCTCGGCCCCGCCGGCCGCGCGGCCACAGTCGGAGCCCCGGGCCCAGCCGTCCCAGCCCCGGAGCACCGGGCAACCCGAGCTGCGGCGCCGGCGTCCCAACTAG
- a CDS encoding M20/M25/M40 family metallo-hydrolase — MRPALSARLLLLAAAAPLALAAQAAPAAPALRRAAATITAADVQRRINIIADDSMMGRNTPSPGLEMTAQYVADEFKRFGLKPAGENGTWFQRYTISRRQIDPVNSHVGLIVAGQHVHAELSKDARFAFGRVPKEELHLPALLLGGGFTAEEAGGLQAAGKAVLVVMDYSKPLTPAFQQSLTALLRTGAAAVLLLSNRDSVAFAQRVANQAQVRVGVDGLEEDGVPVVEVHERALGPALTAAGIAPAEIRGSATAVIRDLPGLTVGIGLVERVLEAATAPNTVGLLEGSDPKLKHEYVVFSAHMDHVGTAGGGQCQARGGDSICNGADDDGSGTVGVVELAEAFSQRGVRPRRSVLFLTVSGEEKGLFGSSYFASHPTVPMENVVANVNIDMIGRNWPDTIVAIGREHSDLGERLARVQAAHADLNMAAIDDRWPEENFYFRSDHFNFARKGVPVLFFFNGVHPDYHQVSDSPDKIDADKESRILQLLFHLGQEIANNPARPKWNPESYDKIVEKKPAT; from the coding sequence ATGCGACCGGCATTGTCTGCCCGACTTCTCCTGCTCGCCGCGGCGGCGCCGCTGGCCCTCGCGGCCCAGGCCGCCCCGGCCGCCCCCGCTCTGCGGCGCGCCGCCGCCACCATCACCGCCGCGGACGTGCAGCGGCGGATCAACATCATCGCCGACGACTCCATGATGGGCCGCAACACGCCGAGCCCCGGCCTGGAGATGACGGCCCAGTACGTGGCCGATGAGTTCAAGCGGTTCGGCCTCAAGCCCGCGGGCGAGAACGGCACCTGGTTCCAGCGCTACACGATTAGCCGGCGCCAGATCGACCCGGTCAACTCCCACGTCGGGCTCATCGTGGCGGGGCAGCACGTGCACGCCGAGCTGAGCAAGGATGCCCGATTCGCCTTCGGCCGGGTCCCCAAGGAGGAGCTGCACCTGCCCGCGCTCCTGCTGGGCGGCGGCTTCACCGCGGAGGAGGCCGGTGGGCTCCAGGCCGCCGGGAAGGCCGTGCTGGTGGTGATGGACTACAGCAAGCCGCTGACGCCGGCGTTCCAGCAGTCGCTGACGGCGCTGCTCCGCACCGGCGCGGCCGCGGTGCTGCTCCTGTCCAACCGCGACTCGGTGGCCTTTGCCCAGCGGGTGGCCAACCAGGCCCAGGTGCGGGTCGGGGTGGACGGCCTGGAGGAGGATGGGGTCCCGGTGGTCGAGGTGCACGAGCGCGCGCTCGGCCCCGCCCTCACCGCGGCCGGCATCGCGCCGGCGGAGATCCGGGGCTCGGCCACGGCGGTGATCCGGGACCTGCCGGGCCTCACCGTGGGTATCGGCCTGGTGGAGCGGGTCCTCGAGGCGGCCACCGCGCCCAACACCGTGGGCCTGCTCGAGGGCAGCGACCCCAAGCTCAAGCACGAGTACGTGGTCTTCTCCGCCCACATGGATCACGTGGGCACCGCCGGCGGCGGCCAGTGCCAGGCGCGCGGCGGCGACAGCATCTGCAACGGCGCCGATGATGATGGCTCCGGCACGGTGGGCGTGGTGGAACTGGCCGAGGCGTTCAGCCAGCGCGGCGTCCGGCCGCGGCGCTCGGTGCTCTTCCTGACGGTGAGCGGCGAGGAGAAGGGCCTGTTCGGCAGCTCCTACTTCGCGTCCCACCCCACGGTGCCGATGGAGAACGTGGTCGCCAACGTCAACATCGACATGATCGGCCGCAACTGGCCCGACACCATCGTGGCGATCGGCCGGGAGCACTCCGACCTGGGCGAGCGGCTGGCGCGGGTGCAGGCGGCGCACGCCGACCTCAACATGGCGGCGATCGACGACCGGTGGCCGGAGGAGAACTTCTACTTCCGCTCCGACCACTTCAACTTTGCCCGGAAGGGCGTGCCGGTCCTGTTCTTCTTCAATGGCGTGCACCCCGACTACCACCAGGTCTCGGACTCGCCGGACAAGATCGACGCCGACAAGGAGTCGCGGATCCTGCAGCTGCTCTTCCACCTGGGCCAGGAGATCGCCAACAACCCGGCACGGCCCAAGTGGAACCCGGAGAGCTACGACAAGATCGTGGAGAAGAAGCCGGCCACCTGA
- a CDS encoding DMT family transporter, whose protein sequence is MPHRPSPLLGMVLTVLFWGGNFTATKLALPFIPPLAFTALRFTVGTALLWLLLRRLEPAHDLPAELRWPVVMLGLVGNTLYQLCFIHGLAATTAINTSLILSAMPTVVTVTAGVLGLEVITGRQRWALALATVGVVVVVASRGLDVRHGDWRGDLLILAAVGCWTAYTLGLRRISGRVSALGVTAWTMLTGTPVLLVAGLPSLLRTEWHAVPATAWGGLVYSTLLSLVAAYLLWSRAVQQIGASRAALFTCATPLIATAIATAVLGERLTGWHLLGGALIVGGVLLGNAQFRRPIPAEG, encoded by the coding sequence ATGCCTCACCGCCCCTCGCCCCTGCTGGGCATGGTCCTGACCGTCCTGTTCTGGGGCGGGAACTTCACCGCCACCAAGCTGGCGCTTCCCTTCATCCCCCCACTGGCCTTCACCGCCCTCCGCTTCACCGTGGGGACGGCGCTGCTGTGGCTGCTGCTGCGGAGACTGGAACCGGCGCACGACCTCCCGGCGGAGCTCCGCTGGCCGGTCGTGATGCTGGGCCTCGTGGGCAACACCCTCTACCAGCTCTGCTTCATCCACGGGCTGGCGGCCACCACCGCGATCAACACCTCGCTGATCCTCTCGGCGATGCCGACGGTGGTCACGGTGACCGCCGGCGTGCTGGGGCTGGAGGTGATCACCGGCCGGCAGCGCTGGGCGCTGGCGCTGGCCACGGTGGGCGTGGTGGTGGTGGTGGCCTCGCGGGGGCTCGACGTGCGCCACGGCGACTGGCGGGGGGACCTGCTGATCCTGGCGGCGGTCGGCTGCTGGACGGCCTATACCCTGGGGCTCCGGAGGATCTCGGGGCGGGTCTCGGCCCTCGGCGTGACGGCGTGGACCATGCTCACCGGCACCCCGGTGCTGCTCGTGGCGGGCCTCCCGAGCCTGCTGCGCACCGAGTGGCACGCCGTCCCGGCCACGGCCTGGGGCGGGCTGGTGTACTCCACGCTGCTGTCGCTGGTGGCGGCGTACCTGCTCTGGAGTCGGGCGGTGCAGCAGATCGGGGCCTCGCGGGCGGCGCTGTTCACCTGCGCCACGCCGCTCATCGCCACCGCCATCGCGACGGCGGTGCTGGGCGAGCGGCTCACCGGCTGGCACCTGCTCGGGGGCGCGCTGATCGTGGGCGGCGTGCTGCTGGGCAACGCCCAGTTCCGGCGGCCGATCCCGGCCGAGGGCTAG
- a CDS encoding carboxymuconolactone decarboxylase family protein gives MTDTPTGSLADFNAFRSRMNDLILGAGHLTINRFFALDHRCYEPGALGTKTKEMLGLVSSLVLRCDDCITYHVVRCHEEGTTREEFLEIFSVGLVVGGSIVIPHLRRAMARLEELAGPAA, from the coding sequence ATGACTGACACCCCGACCGGCTCCCTGGCCGATTTCAACGCCTTCCGCAGCCGGATGAACGACCTCATCCTCGGCGCGGGCCACCTGACCATCAACCGGTTCTTCGCGCTCGACCACCGCTGCTACGAACCGGGCGCCCTGGGCACCAAGACCAAGGAGATGCTGGGGCTGGTCTCGAGCCTGGTGCTCCGCTGCGACGACTGCATCACCTACCACGTGGTGCGCTGCCACGAGGAGGGCACCACCCGCGAGGAGTTCCTCGAGATCTTCTCGGTGGGGCTCGTCGTGGGCGGGAGCATCGTGATCCCCCACCTGCGCCGCGCCATGGCCAGGCTCGAGGAACTGGCCGGCCCCGCCGCCTGA
- the lepA gene encoding elongation factor 4 — MRQARIRNFCIVAHIDHGKSTLADRLIEATGAVEKRLMREQLLDTMDLERERGITIKLNAVRMAYRSRDGQDYELNLIDTPGHVDFTYEVSRSLAACEGAILVVDASQGVQAQTLSNLFLAMDAGLEIIPVLNKIDLPGAEPERRAQEIMDLIGSRREEILSVSAKEGTGIPALLEEIVRKVPAPAGKPDAPLRALIFDSYFDRYRGAIPSIRVVDGTVRKGMEIAFGAHPDDVYTVDEVGYLQLGQRPTEFLEAGEVGYLVANLRTVSDTRAGDTVFDAQDRARELLPGYRDVKPMVFAGLYPTDSDQYEPLRDALAKLKLNDASLQYEPETSTALGFGFRCGFLGLLHMEIVGERLEREFNLDLITTVPTVEYNVYRTDGSMMLLENPTNLPDPAEISRIEEPYVKARIMAPSEYIGGIMKLGTDRRGVYHGMKYLDTSRVEFDFDFPLGEIVLDFFDKLKGISRGYAAMDYELAGYRESDLVRLDMLINAETVDAFSVIIHKDKAYEYGRKIAEKLKELIPRQLFVVAIQAAIGNKIIARETISALRKDVLAKCYGGDITRKRKLLEKQKEGKKRMKQLGQVEIPQEAFLAVLQVD, encoded by the coding sequence ATGCGTCAGGCCCGAATCCGGAATTTCTGCATCGTCGCGCACATCGACCACGGCAAGAGCACCCTCGCCGACCGCCTCATCGAGGCGACCGGGGCGGTGGAGAAGCGGCTCATGCGCGAGCAGCTCCTCGACACCATGGACCTCGAGCGTGAGCGGGGCATCACCATCAAGCTCAACGCCGTCCGCATGGCCTACCGGTCGCGGGACGGGCAGGACTACGAGCTCAACCTGATCGACACCCCCGGCCACGTGGACTTCACCTACGAGGTGTCGCGCTCGCTCGCCGCGTGCGAGGGCGCGATCCTGGTGGTGGACGCCTCCCAGGGGGTGCAGGCCCAGACCCTCTCCAACCTCTTCCTGGCCATGGACGCCGGGCTCGAGATCATCCCGGTCCTCAACAAGATCGACCTCCCCGGCGCCGAGCCCGAGCGGCGGGCCCAGGAGATCATGGACCTGATCGGGTCGCGCCGGGAGGAAATCCTGAGCGTCTCCGCCAAGGAGGGGACGGGGATCCCGGCGCTGCTCGAGGAGATCGTCCGCAAGGTGCCGGCGCCGGCGGGGAAGCCGGACGCGCCGCTCCGGGCGCTGATCTTCGACTCGTACTTCGACCGCTACCGGGGCGCGATCCCGAGCATCCGCGTGGTGGACGGCACGGTGCGGAAGGGGATGGAGATCGCCTTCGGCGCGCATCCCGACGACGTGTACACCGTGGATGAGGTGGGCTACCTGCAGCTGGGCCAGCGGCCCACCGAGTTCCTCGAGGCCGGCGAGGTGGGCTACCTGGTGGCCAACCTGCGCACCGTCTCCGACACCCGGGCCGGCGACACCGTGTTCGACGCCCAGGACCGGGCCCGCGAGCTGCTCCCGGGCTACCGTGACGTGAAGCCGATGGTCTTCGCGGGGCTCTACCCCACCGACAGCGACCAGTACGAGCCGCTGCGCGACGCGCTGGCCAAGCTCAAGCTGAACGACGCCAGCCTCCAGTACGAGCCGGAGACGTCCACCGCGCTGGGCTTCGGGTTCCGCTGCGGCTTCCTGGGCCTGCTGCACATGGAGATCGTCGGCGAGCGGCTGGAGCGGGAGTTCAACCTCGACCTCATCACCACCGTCCCCACGGTGGAATACAACGTCTACCGCACCGACGGCAGCATGATGCTGCTGGAGAACCCGACCAACCTCCCCGACCCGGCGGAGATCTCGCGGATCGAGGAGCCGTACGTGAAGGCCCGCATCATGGCCCCGTCGGAGTACATCGGCGGCATCATGAAGCTGGGCACCGACCGGCGCGGGGTGTACCACGGGATGAAGTACCTCGACACCAGCCGGGTGGAGTTCGACTTCGACTTCCCGCTGGGCGAGATCGTGCTCGACTTCTTCGACAAGCTGAAGGGGATCAGCCGCGGCTACGCGGCGATGGACTACGAGCTGGCCGGGTACCGCGAGTCGGACCTGGTGCGGCTCGACATGCTGATCAACGCCGAGACCGTCGACGCCTTCAGCGTGATCATCCACAAGGACAAGGCGTACGAGTACGGCCGCAAGATCGCGGAGAAGCTCAAGGAGCTGATCCCGCGGCAGCTGTTCGTGGTGGCGATCCAGGCGGCGATCGGCAACAAGATCATCGCGCGGGAGACGATCTCCGCCCTCCGCAAGGACGTGCTCGCCAAGTGCTACGGCGGCGACATCACCCGGAAGCGGAAGCTCCTGGAGAAGCAGAAGGAAGGCAAGAAGCGCATGAAGCAGCTCGGCCAGGTGGAGATCCCGCAGGAGGCCTTCCTGGCGGTGCTGCAGGTGGACTGA
- a CDS encoding glycosyltransferase family 9 protein has translation MRPGRAVVLQTAHLGDVVLTIPLLRRLAERHGPVDVVTTPAAAPLLAGQPAVHAVIPFDKHATDAGPPGLFHLARRLRAGAYQVAWLPHRSVRSGLAAWLAGIPERAGFAGSPGRWWYTRQVPLPATGHQTTRLAALAGAVPEPPPWFTVRPEDQAQADAWLAAQAIRGPFAVLAPGARWGTKRWPWFGELAAALPLPSVVIGGADDQALAAAVVAAAPRATGAAGVHGLGVTAGIIARGAVVVSNDSVALHLAGGLARPAVALFGPTVPAFGFGPLGTTDAIVEHPALPCRPCSPHGPATCPLGHHRCLRAIGVPAVLAAVTARLEAARQ, from the coding sequence GTGCGCCCGGGGCGTGCCGTCGTCCTCCAGACCGCGCACCTCGGCGACGTGGTCCTGACCATCCCGCTGCTCCGCCGCCTGGCGGAGCGGCACGGCCCCGTGGACGTGGTGACCACCCCCGCCGCCGCGCCGCTCCTGGCCGGCCAGCCAGCCGTCCACGCCGTCATCCCCTTCGACAAGCACGCCACCGACGCCGGCCCGCCGGGCCTGTTCCACCTGGCACGCCGGCTCCGCGCCGGGGCGTATCAGGTGGCCTGGCTGCCGCACCGCTCGGTGCGGAGCGGGCTCGCGGCCTGGCTCGCCGGCATCCCGGAGCGGGCCGGCTTTGCCGGGAGCCCCGGCCGGTGGTGGTACACCCGGCAGGTGCCGCTGCCCGCGACGGGCCACCAGACGACGCGGCTTGCCGCGCTGGCGGGCGCGGTGCCGGAACCGCCGCCCTGGTTCACGGTGCGGCCCGAGGACCAGGCCCAGGCCGACGCCTGGCTCGCGGCGCAGGCGATCCGCGGCCCGTTCGCGGTGCTGGCGCCCGGGGCGCGCTGGGGCACCAAGCGCTGGCCCTGGTTCGGCGAGCTGGCCGCCGCGCTGCCGCTCCCCTCCGTGGTGATCGGCGGCGCGGACGACCAGGCGCTGGCGGCGGCCGTGGTCGCGGCGGCGCCCCGCGCGACAGGGGCGGCCGGCGTGCATGGCCTGGGCGTGACGGCGGGCATCATCGCCCGCGGCGCGGTGGTGGTGAGCAACGACTCGGTGGCGCTGCACCTGGCCGGGGGCCTGGCGCGGCCGGCGGTGGCGCTGTTCGGGCCCACGGTGCCGGCCTTCGGCTTCGGCCCCCTCGGCACCACCGACGCGATCGTGGAGCATCCCGCCCTCCCCTGCCGCCCCTGCTCGCCCCATGGCCCGGCCACCTGCCCGCTCGGGCACCACCGCTGCCTGCGGGCGATCGGCGTGCCCGCCGTGCTCGCCGCGGTGACCGCCCGGCTGGAGGCCGCGCGGCAGTAG
- a CDS encoding ROK family protein: MRFIVGIDLGGTNIVSGCVAEDGSALLGARSEPTGADEGPDAVVKRIIRSAQASIAATRAEVPTAEIIGAGIGSPGPLDTRTGIVLLTPNLGWVNMPLRARLQEGLGLRTALDNDANCAVLGEWWMGAARGTRQALGLTIGTGIGGGIIIDGRLYHGASDIAGEIGHMTIDANGRRCKCGNYGCVEAYASGPNIALRAVEAIESGSVTSLASYVGGDLRQVTAQTVYQAAQAGDELALEVVKDTAKFLGAAVGSLINIFNPEAVVIVGGVTLAGESLFEPLRREVSRRAFKPAVQVCRIVPGELTGLAGVYGAARAFQEQVEAGIV, translated from the coding sequence ATGCGCTTCATCGTCGGCATCGACCTTGGCGGCACCAACATCGTCTCGGGGTGCGTGGCCGAGGATGGCAGCGCGCTGCTCGGGGCGCGCAGCGAGCCCACCGGCGCGGACGAGGGTCCCGACGCGGTGGTGAAGCGGATCATCCGCTCGGCGCAGGCCAGCATCGCCGCGACCCGGGCGGAGGTGCCGACGGCCGAGATCATCGGCGCCGGCATCGGGTCGCCCGGCCCGCTCGACACCCGCACCGGCATCGTGCTCCTCACCCCCAACCTCGGCTGGGTGAACATGCCGCTGCGGGCGCGGCTGCAGGAGGGCCTGGGGCTGCGCACCGCGCTGGACAACGACGCCAACTGCGCGGTGCTCGGCGAGTGGTGGATGGGCGCGGCGCGCGGCACCCGGCAGGCGCTCGGGCTGACCATCGGGACGGGCATCGGCGGCGGGATCATCATCGACGGCCGGCTGTACCACGGGGCCTCGGACATCGCGGGCGAGATCGGGCACATGACCATCGACGCCAACGGCCGGCGCTGCAAGTGCGGCAACTACGGCTGCGTCGAGGCCTACGCCTCGGGCCCCAACATCGCGCTGCGCGCGGTCGAGGCCATCGAGAGCGGCTCGGTCACCAGCCTGGCGAGCTACGTCGGCGGCGACCTCCGCCAGGTCACGGCCCAGACGGTGTACCAGGCCGCGCAGGCCGGCGACGAGCTGGCGCTCGAGGTGGTCAAGGACACGGCGAAGTTCCTCGGCGCGGCGGTGGGCAGCCTGATCAACATCTTCAACCCCGAGGCGGTGGTGATCGTCGGCGGGGTCACGCTGGCCGGCGAAAGCCTGTTCGAGCCGCTGCGGCGCGAGGTGAGCCGGCGCGCCTTCAAGCCGGCGGTGCAGGTGTGCCGGATCGTCCCCGGGGAGCTGACCGGCCTGGCCGGGGTGTACGGCGCGGCGCGCGCCTTCCAGGAGCAGGTCGAGGCGGGGATCGTGTGA
- a CDS encoding sensor histidine kinase, with translation MTRIVEIPAFFDDRSFEGFAQALSAGPLTDKLLFDARGAQWSSPYGFVAMLTAAQAVHEAGGPKPQFTVPAAEEVRRYWARTGFFRHLAELVEVAGKLPRVKVEEQSDVLLDVTPVRASEDVHAVVGKIQSAASRILHGELGLEAKATMGFAMALSEACQNIVEHAGTGGWVSVHAYSFRKRLRRRVVVIAVSDAGVGFRRSLEPTQARRFGDRWGDGAALEAAVIQNVSRFRDPGRGQGIAGIKRYLARWEGKLTIRSGTARIAIVPPWDDDSPMLEHLAAFPGAQVQIVIPAQQDEPQDDA, from the coding sequence ATGACCCGGATCGTCGAGATCCCGGCGTTCTTCGACGACCGGAGCTTCGAGGGCTTTGCCCAGGCGCTCAGCGCCGGGCCGCTCACCGACAAGCTGCTGTTCGACGCCCGGGGCGCCCAGTGGAGCTCGCCCTACGGCTTCGTGGCGATGCTCACGGCGGCCCAGGCGGTGCACGAGGCCGGGGGGCCGAAGCCCCAGTTCACCGTCCCCGCCGCGGAGGAGGTGCGCCGCTACTGGGCCCGCACCGGCTTCTTCCGCCACCTGGCCGAGCTGGTGGAGGTGGCCGGCAAGCTGCCGCGGGTCAAGGTGGAGGAGCAGTCCGACGTGCTGCTCGACGTGACGCCGGTCCGGGCCTCCGAGGACGTCCACGCGGTGGTGGGGAAGATCCAGTCCGCGGCGTCGCGGATCCTGCACGGGGAGCTGGGCCTCGAGGCCAAGGCCACGATGGGATTCGCCATGGCACTTTCGGAGGCATGTCAGAATATTGTGGAGCATGCCGGGACCGGCGGCTGGGTCTCGGTGCACGCCTACAGCTTCCGCAAGCGGCTCCGGCGGCGGGTGGTGGTGATCGCGGTGAGCGACGCCGGGGTGGGGTTCCGCCGCTCGCTCGAGCCCACCCAGGCGCGCCGCTTCGGCGACCGGTGGGGCGACGGCGCGGCGCTCGAGGCGGCGGTGATCCAGAACGTGAGCCGCTTCCGCGACCCGGGCCGCGGCCAGGGGATCGCGGGGATCAAGCGGTACCTCGCGCGGTGGGAAGGCAAGCTCACCATCCGCAGCGGCACCGCGCGGATCGCGATCGTGCCGCCGTGGGACGATGACAGCCCGATGCTCGAGCACCTCGCCGCATTCCCGGGCGCCCAGGTCCAGATCGTGATTCCGGCTCAGCAGGACGAGCCACAGGACGACGCATGA
- a CDS encoding PLP-dependent transferase — MKRKPGLATLAVHGPPARRGDWLPVSTPIYQSSTFTNPVGSGEEVMYTRYGNNPNQVSLATRYAALEGAEAALFVSSGMAATALAHLAVLRPGDHLLASSWIYGGTRRLFEEEFGRLGIDVSYVQPDQPRMWRRSVRKSTRAVFVETPTNPLMRVLDLTPMAQIARDSGLALLVDATFASPINYRPLEHGADIVITSATKYLNGHSDVIAGAVAASGSIVEEVTRLMTLWGQALDPHAAWLVERGMRTLELRMARHNENGLAVATWAEQADGITRVWYPGLPSHPDHAFAAEVLAGFGGMVGLELKGGTRATERMLRKLKLITHAPSLAGVESLVSEPRHTSHVAMTEAERARQGIPDGFIRLSCGIEDAADLIADLAQALG; from the coding sequence ATGAAGCGCAAACCCGGCCTCGCCACCCTCGCCGTGCACGGCCCCCCGGCCCGCCGGGGCGACTGGCTGCCGGTCAGCACCCCGATCTACCAGAGCAGCACCTTCACCAACCCGGTGGGGAGCGGCGAGGAGGTCATGTACACCCGGTACGGGAACAACCCGAACCAGGTGAGCCTGGCCACGCGCTACGCCGCCCTCGAGGGGGCGGAAGCGGCGCTGTTCGTCTCCAGCGGCATGGCCGCCACCGCGCTGGCGCACCTGGCGGTGCTGCGGCCCGGCGACCACCTGCTGGCGAGCAGCTGGATCTACGGCGGCACCCGCCGCCTGTTCGAGGAGGAGTTCGGGCGGCTCGGCATCGACGTGAGCTACGTGCAGCCGGACCAACCACGGATGTGGCGGCGGTCGGTGCGCAAGAGCACCCGCGCGGTCTTCGTCGAGACCCCGACCAACCCGCTGATGCGGGTGCTGGACCTCACCCCGATGGCGCAGATCGCGCGGGACTCCGGGCTGGCGCTGCTGGTGGACGCCACCTTCGCCAGCCCGATCAACTACCGGCCGCTGGAACACGGGGCCGACATCGTGATCACCAGCGCCACCAAGTACCTCAACGGCCACAGCGACGTCATCGCCGGGGCGGTGGCCGCCTCCGGCTCCATCGTTGAGGAAGTGACCCGCCTGATGACGCTGTGGGGCCAGGCCCTCGACCCGCACGCCGCCTGGCTGGTGGAGCGGGGGATGCGCACCCTCGAGCTCCGCATGGCGCGGCACAACGAGAACGGCCTGGCGGTGGCCACCTGGGCCGAGCAGGCCGACGGCATCACCCGGGTCTGGTACCCCGGCCTCCCCAGCCACCCCGACCACGCCTTCGCGGCCGAGGTGCTCGCCGGCTTCGGCGGGATGGTGGGCCTCGAGCTCAAGGGCGGCACCCGCGCCACCGAGCGCATGCTGCGCAAGCTCAAGCTCATCACCCACGCCCCGAGCCTGGCGGGGGTGGAGAGCCTGGTGTCCGAGCCCCGCCACACCAGCCACGTGGCCATGACCGAGGCGGAGCGCGCCCGGCAGGGAATCCCGGACGGCTTCATCCGGCTCTCCTGTGGCATCGAGGACGCGGCGGACCTCATCGCTGACCTGGCCCAGGCGCTGGGGTAG
- the ftsE gene encoding cell division ATP-binding protein FtsE, which translates to MIRFSHVFKDYPKGAALKNVSLHIAKGEFVFLTGHSGAGKSTVLKLIYGELRPSSGDVRVSGFNIAELDQTELPRLRRRLGIVFQDFRLLEDRTAEENVAFALEVTGARADSIPARVMRVLTQVGLAAKASAYPQELSGGEQQRVAIARALVNDPTILVADEPTGNLDERATRGVFQLIREINAGGTAVVMATHDLDLVKQTTYRTVEMREGAVVFDSGVDDGTEEAPA; encoded by the coding sequence GTGATCCGCTTCTCGCACGTCTTCAAGGACTACCCCAAGGGCGCGGCCCTGAAGAACGTCTCCCTCCATATTGCGAAGGGCGAGTTCGTCTTCCTCACCGGTCACTCGGGCGCAGGCAAGTCCACCGTGCTCAAGCTGATCTACGGGGAGCTGCGCCCCTCGAGCGGGGACGTGCGGGTGTCGGGCTTCAACATCGCGGAGCTGGACCAGACCGAGCTGCCCCGGCTGCGCCGACGGCTCGGCATCGTGTTCCAGGACTTCCGCCTGCTCGAGGACCGGACGGCGGAGGAGAACGTGGCCTTCGCCCTGGAGGTCACCGGGGCCCGGGCCGACAGCATCCCGGCGCGGGTGATGCGGGTACTCACCCAGGTGGGTCTCGCCGCCAAGGCCTCCGCGTACCCGCAGGAGCTCTCGGGCGGGGAACAGCAGCGGGTGGCGATCGCCCGGGCGCTGGTGAACGACCCGACCATCCTCGTGGCCGACGAGCCCACCGGCAACCTCGACGAACGGGCCACCCGCGGGGTGTTCCAGCTCATCCGCGAGATCAACGCGGGCGGCACCGCGGTGGTGATGGCCACCCATGACCTCGACCTGGTCAAGCAGACCACCTACCGGACGGTCGAGATGCGCGAGGGCGCGGTGGTGTTCGACTCGGGCGTGGACGACGGCACGGAGGAGGCCCCGGCATGA